In a single window of the Sporichthyaceae bacterium genome:
- the rpsA gene encoding 30S ribosomal protein S1, with translation MTSTLDAFTPSSAAPPQVAINDIGTAEDFLAAIDETIKYFNDGDIVEGVIVKVDRDEVLLDIGYKTEGVIPSRELSIKHDIDPNEVVKVGDEIEALVLQKEDKEGRLILSKKRAQYERAWGTIEKIKEEDGVVTGSVIEVVKGGLILDIGLRGFLPASLVEMRRVRDLQPYVGKELEAKIIELDKNRNNVVLSRRAWLEQTQSEVRQTFLTTLQKGQVRPGVVSSIVNFGAFVDLGGVDGLVHVSELSWKHIDHPSEVVEVGQEVTVEVLDVDMDRERVSLSLKATQEDPWQQFARTHAIGQVVPGRVTKLVPFGAFVRVDEGIEGLVHISELAERHVEVPEQVVQVGDEIFVKVIDIDLERRRISLSLKQANEGAGGAADTGEEHFDPALYGMPVEYDAEGHYVYPEGFDSDTNEWLPGFETQQVEWERQYAEARARYDAHRKQVVAAKAADAEAGVGGEGEDAAQTSYSSEASSVESDGGTLASDEALAALREKLTGRS, from the coding sequence ATGACCAGCACCCTCGACGCCTTTACCCCAAGCTCTGCCGCACCGCCGCAGGTAGCGATCAACGACATCGGCACTGCCGAGGACTTCCTCGCCGCCATCGACGAGACCATCAAGTACTTCAACGACGGCGACATTGTCGAAGGCGTCATCGTGAAGGTCGACCGGGACGAGGTCCTGCTCGACATCGGCTACAAGACCGAGGGCGTCATCCCCTCCCGCGAGCTCTCCATCAAGCACGACATCGACCCCAATGAGGTCGTCAAGGTCGGCGATGAGATCGAGGCCCTGGTTCTCCAGAAGGAGGACAAGGAAGGCCGCTTGATCCTGTCCAAGAAGCGCGCCCAGTACGAGCGCGCCTGGGGCACGATCGAGAAGATCAAGGAGGAGGACGGCGTCGTCACCGGCTCGGTGATCGAGGTCGTCAAGGGTGGCCTGATCCTGGACATCGGCCTGCGCGGCTTCCTGCCGGCCTCCCTGGTCGAGATGCGCCGTGTGCGGGACCTGCAGCCCTACGTGGGCAAGGAGCTCGAGGCCAAGATCATCGAGCTGGACAAGAACCGCAACAACGTGGTGCTGTCCCGTCGCGCCTGGCTCGAGCAGACCCAGTCCGAGGTCCGCCAGACCTTCCTGACCACGCTGCAGAAGGGCCAGGTCCGGCCCGGTGTGGTGTCCTCGATCGTCAACTTCGGCGCGTTCGTGGACCTCGGTGGGGTCGACGGTCTGGTGCACGTCTCCGAGCTGTCCTGGAAGCACATCGACCACCCCTCCGAGGTGGTCGAGGTCGGCCAGGAGGTCACCGTCGAGGTGCTCGACGTGGACATGGATCGCGAGCGCGTCTCGCTGTCCCTGAAGGCCACCCAGGAAGACCCGTGGCAGCAGTTCGCCCGCACCCACGCGATCGGTCAGGTCGTGCCGGGTCGGGTCACCAAGCTGGTGCCGTTCGGTGCGTTCGTCCGCGTCGACGAGGGCATCGAGGGCCTGGTGCACATCTCCGAGTTGGCCGAGCGCCACGTCGAGGTGCCCGAGCAGGTCGTACAGGTGGGCGACGAGATCTTCGTCAAGGTCATCGACATCGACCTGGAGCGCCGGCGCATCTCGCTGTCGCTCAAGCAGGCCAACGAAGGCGCCGGCGGCGCCGCGGACACCGGCGAGGAGCACTTCGACCCGGCGCTGTACGGCATGCCGGTCGAGTACGACGCCGAGGGCCACTACGTGTACCCGGAGGGCTTCGACTCCGACACCAACGAGTGGCTGCCCGGCTTCGAGACCCAGCAGGTCGAGTGGGAGCGGCAGTACGCCGAGGCCCGCGCCCGCTACGACGCGCACCGCAAGCAGGTGGTCGCCGCCAAGGCCGCCGACGCCGAGGCCGGCGTGGGTGGCGAGGGCGAGGACGCGGCGCAGACGTCCTACTCCTCGGAGGCCTCCAGCGTCGAGTCCGACGGTGGCACGCTGGCCTCCGACGAGGCGCTGGCCGCGCTGCGCGAGAAGCTCACCGGCCGCAGCTAG
- a CDS encoding methyltransferase domain-containing protein: MGRGEPGVCGSEDTVRANRAWWDTAAAQYQAEHGAFLGDADFVWCPEGLREADARLLGRVDGADVLEIGCGAAQCARWLRTEGARAVGIDLSAAQLGQARTLDKRTGVRVPAVVADAAALPFGDGAFDLACSAFGALPFVADVAGVLVEVHRVLRAGGRFVFSVSHPIRWCFPDDPGPGGLTVRDSYFDRRPYVEHDDVGGLSYVEHHRTFGDWVQHIVAAGLVLDGLVEPTWPDGLESVWGGWSPLRGRLLPGTAIFLTRRAPDPMGTVSRR; this comes from the coding sequence GTGGGGCGCGGCGAGCCCGGGGTCTGCGGGTCCGAGGACACCGTTCGGGCCAATCGGGCCTGGTGGGACACGGCGGCCGCGCAGTACCAGGCCGAGCACGGTGCGTTCCTCGGCGACGCGGATTTCGTGTGGTGCCCGGAGGGGCTGCGCGAGGCCGACGCGCGGTTGCTGGGCCGGGTGGACGGGGCCGACGTGCTGGAGATCGGCTGCGGGGCGGCCCAGTGCGCCCGGTGGCTGCGCACCGAGGGTGCCCGGGCGGTCGGCATCGACCTGTCTGCGGCGCAACTGGGGCAGGCCCGGACATTGGACAAGCGCACCGGGGTGCGGGTTCCCGCGGTGGTGGCCGATGCGGCCGCGCTGCCGTTCGGTGACGGGGCCTTCGACCTGGCCTGTTCGGCGTTCGGCGCGTTGCCGTTCGTGGCCGATGTGGCAGGTGTGCTGGTCGAGGTGCACCGGGTGCTGCGGGCGGGCGGACGGTTCGTGTTCTCCGTCTCGCACCCGATCCGGTGGTGCTTCCCGGACGACCCGGGCCCCGGCGGGCTGACCGTGCGGGACTCCTATTTCGACCGTCGGCCCTATGTCGAGCACGACGACGTCGGGGGGTTGTCCTACGTGGAGCACCATCGAACGTTCGGCGATTGGGTGCAGCACATCGTCGCCGCCGGTCTGGTGCTGGATGGGCTGGTGGAGCCGACGTGGCCGGACGGCCTCGAGTCGGTGTGGGGTGGCTGGAGTCCGCTGCGCGGGCGGCTGCTGCCCGGCACCGCGATTTTCCTCACCCGCCGGGCCCCGGACCCGATGGGCACGGTCAGCCGGAGGTGA